From a single Ailuropoda melanoleuca isolate Jingjing chromosome 12, ASM200744v2, whole genome shotgun sequence genomic region:
- the IRX3 gene encoding iroquois-class homeodomain protein IRX-3 yields the protein MSFPQLGYQYIRPLYPPERPGAAGGGGSAGARGGPGAGASELAASGSLSNVLSSVYGAPYAAAAAAAAAAQGYGAFLPYAAELPIFPQLGAQYELKDSPGVQHPAAAAAFPHPHPAFYPYGQYQFGDPSRPKNATRESTSTLKAWLNEHRKNPYPTKGEKIMLAIITKMTLTQVSTWFANARRRLKKENKMTWAPRSRTDEEGNAYGSEREEEDEEEDEEDSKRELELEEEELVGEEEDTGAEGLADDDEDEEIDLENLDGAAAGPELALAGAAHRDDDLGLRPISDSKNSDSDDSSEGLEERPLPVLSLAPAPPPVAAVPPSPPSPAAGLDPCAPAPAPASALQKPKIWSLAETATSPDNPRRSPPGAGGSPPGAAVAPPALQLSPAAAAAAAHRLVSAPLSKFPAWTNRPFPGPPPGPRPHPLSLLGSAPPHLLGLPGAAGHPAAAAAAFARPAEPEGGTDRCSALEVEKKLLKTAFQPVPRRPQNHLDAALVLSALSSS from the exons ATGTCCTTCCCCCAGCTCGGATACCAGTACATCCGCCCGCTCTACCCACCCGAGCGCCCGGGGGCcgccggcggcggcggcagcgctGGGGCCCGGGGCGGCCCAGGAGCCGGAGCCTCGGAGCTGGCCGCCTCGGGGTCCCTGTCCAATGTGCTTTCCTCCGTGTACGGGGCGCCCTATGCCGCGGCGGCAGCGGCTGCCGCAGCCGCCCAAGGCTACGGTGCCTTTCTGCCCTACGCCGCCGAGCTGCCCATCTTCCCGCAGCTG GGCGCGCAGTACGAGCTGAAAGACAGTCCCGGGGTGCAGCATCCGGCCGCGGCCGCCGCGTTTCCGCACCCGCACCCCGCCTTCTACCCGTATGGCCAGTACCAGTTCGGGGACCCGTCCCGTCCCAAGAACGCCACCCGGGAGAGCACTAGCACGCTCAAGGCCTGGCTGAACGAGCACCGCAAGAACCCCTACCCCACCAAGGGCGAGAAGATCATGCTGGCCATCATCACCAAGATGACCCTCACCCAGGTGTCCACCTGGTTCGCCAACGCGCGCCGGCGCCTCAAGAAGGAGAACAAGATGACTTGGGCGCCCCGCAGCCGCACCGACGAGGAGGGCAACGCTTACGGGAGCGAGCGCGAGGAGGAAGACGAGGAGGAGGACGAAGAAGACAGCAAACGcgagctggagctggaggaggaggagctcgtgggggaggaggaggacacgGGGGCCGAGGGCCTGGCGGACGACGACGAGGACGAAGAGATCGATTTGGAGAACTTAGACGGCGCGGCAGCGGGGCCCGAGCTCGCCTTGGCTGGGGCCGCGCACAGGGACGACGACCTCGGcctgagacccatttcagactccAAGAATAGCGACTCGGACGACAGCTCGGAGGGCCTGGAGGAGCGTCCACTGCCCGTGTTGAGTCTGGCCCCAGCGCCGCCGCCAGTGGCCGCGGTGCCGCCGTCTCCGCCCTCGCCTGCTGCGGGCCTGGACCCCTGCGCTCCGGCGCCAGCGCCCGCCTCAGCCCTGCAGAAGCCCAAGATCTGGTCCCTGGCCGAGACGGCCACAAGCCCGGACAACCCGCGCCGCTCGCCTCCGGGCGCTGGGGGTTCTCCCCCTGGGGCCGCCGTCGcgcccccagccctgcagctctCTCCGGCCGCCGCGGCCGCCGCGGCTCACAGACTCGTCTCGGCGCCTCTGAGCAAGTTCCCCGCTTGGACCAACCGGCCGTTCCCAGGCCCGCCGCCGGGCCCACGCCCGCACCCGCTCTCCCTGCTCGGCTCGGCCCCTCCACACCTGCTGGGACTTCCCGGAGCCGCGGGCCACCctgccgccgctgctgctgcctTCGCTCGGCCGGCGGAGCCCGAGGGCGGAACAG ATCGCTGTAGTGCCTTGGAAGTGGAGAAAAAGTTACTCAAGACAGCTTTCCAGCCCGTGCCCAGGCG GCCCCAGAACCACCTGGATGCCGCTCTGGTCCTTTCAGCTCTCTCCTCGTCttag